From Pseudomonadota bacterium, a single genomic window includes:
- a CDS encoding PEGA domain-containing protein, translating into MRYCHHGAARPRTPAGGGLRRLLQLTAALVALLSAGAALAQDAATQQAKDHFDEGQNLYLQGDFLAAALRFRGAYEAKPFSAFLFNVAVCYEKNKDYQRALEFYERFLAAEPRSQDHTLVEQRISAIRSYLSPPALTDASSAPTSQPTSQPVRPGLPTLPPVQPKGLVVIESSPEGAAIYLGDKKAGIFTRAPYTGSLPPGQQTLIIELKDFTTVRKTVGVRTDRLTYLYFALTPQRNLGWIEVKGNIPGASVYFDQRKFGAVGHTPYSGYLLPGRRKVTVARDGYADFEREVNVVAGQTHVVNFELEAVRHGWLRVTGRTTRGAQIRVDGKVVVCSGTPCRSELAVGDHRVSVEREGHKPYETRITVAKAEEVQLAVRLHPKPSRTKAYVSFGMAAALLGAGIGAGIVSNKRKDAIEGDINGGVLIDRSDGRFLEGRVAAVVADSLFALGGVVGILGVYYLVRNEGPDSYGETETRHIALTPLLGPTFAGVTTEVRF; encoded by the coding sequence ATGCGCTATTGCCACCACGGAGCAGCTCGACCACGCACCCCCGCGGGAGGCGGTCTTCGTCGCCTGCTGCAGCTCACCGCAGCGCTGGTCGCGCTGCTGAGCGCCGGCGCCGCGCTGGCGCAGGATGCGGCCACTCAGCAGGCAAAAGACCACTTCGACGAGGGGCAGAACCTCTACCTGCAAGGCGACTTCCTCGCCGCTGCGCTGCGCTTTCGCGGCGCCTATGAGGCCAAGCCCTTCAGCGCCTTCCTCTTCAACGTGGCTGTCTGCTACGAGAAGAATAAGGACTACCAGCGCGCGCTGGAGTTCTACGAGCGCTTCCTCGCCGCCGAGCCGCGCAGCCAAGATCACACCTTGGTCGAGCAGCGCATCAGCGCGATTCGCAGCTACCTCAGCCCCCCGGCGCTGACGGACGCTTCGTCCGCTCCAACCTCGCAGCCGACCAGCCAGCCCGTGCGACCGGGCCTGCCGACGCTGCCGCCCGTGCAGCCCAAGGGCCTGGTGGTGATCGAGTCCAGCCCGGAGGGGGCGGCGATCTATCTCGGCGACAAGAAGGCCGGCATCTTCACGCGCGCGCCCTACACGGGCAGCCTGCCACCCGGCCAACAGACCCTGATCATCGAGCTCAAGGACTTCACCACCGTGCGCAAGACCGTCGGCGTGCGGACCGACCGCCTGACCTACCTCTACTTCGCGCTGACGCCCCAGCGGAACCTCGGCTGGATCGAGGTCAAGGGCAACATCCCCGGCGCCAGCGTCTACTTCGACCAGCGCAAGTTCGGCGCGGTCGGGCACACGCCCTACAGCGGGTACCTCCTGCCCGGGCGCCGCAAGGTCACCGTGGCGCGCGACGGTTACGCGGACTTCGAGCGCGAGGTCAACGTGGTCGCCGGACAGACTCACGTCGTCAACTTCGAGCTCGAGGCGGTCCGCCACGGCTGGCTGCGGGTCACCGGCCGCACGACCCGTGGGGCCCAAATCCGCGTCGACGGCAAGGTCGTGGTCTGCAGCGGCACGCCCTGCCGCTCGGAGCTGGCGGTCGGCGACCATCGCGTGAGCGTCGAACGTGAGGGCCATAAGCCCTACGAGACGCGGATCACCGTCGCCAAGGCCGAGGAGGTCCAGCTCGCGGTGCGGCTGCACCCCAAACCCTCGCGGACCAAGGCCTACGTCTCCTTCGGCATGGCCGCCGCGCTGCTCGGCGCCGGCATCGGCGCCGGCATCGTCAGCAACAAGCGCAAGGACGCGATCGAGGGCGACATCAACGGCGGCGTGCTGATCGACCGCTCGGACGGCCGCTTCCTCGAGGGGCGCGTGGCGGCCGTTGTCGCCGACTCGCTCTTCGCGCTGGGCGGCGTCGTCGGCATCCTCGGCGTCTACTACCTCGTGCGCAATGAGGGGCCCGACTCCTACGGCGAGACCGAGACGCGTCACATCGCGCTGACCCCGCTGCTCGGCCCGACCTTTGCCGGCGTCACCACGGAAGTGAGGTTCTGA
- a CDS encoding GAF domain-containing protein yields the protein MSLPTLGALLVAILTFVIGWSVVLRDHRHRPYVTFTVLSFNLACWYLARFFTATLHSDLAFRLGLFVAAAIPLNTERFFRSFLAADPRYPPPPARAVLGGTLLLYALLVVDLFSPLHRSMLFLAPVFAFIFASLYHCVWLIWARQQTMPPRPERTRLTYLLVGGAAAVTFAGLDFLPLMGVAFPPIGSVLTVLYLYFISQTLFHYRLLDIKELLAKVVTLTALVLILSVIYGLLLAWVGPDRPGVFLFNTIVASFVILVIFEPMRGLLEDRVNRWLFAEKYEFSRRLRQLIRELANVIDVRTLVFNVLTELEHSGRVTHGSIYLASPAGTTFRLADHLGPAPPAELDARTRRLFFERLREAGLFTVEGQERTLGQQLADGKEDATTVTRNILDTMEQLHADVCLPLLADGQVLGMLALRDDRMREAYASDELELLREVAAQAAITLHNSQVYQQMKERDRLAALGQMAAGLAHEIRNPLGAIKGAAQLLRGAVPPPPAEAPHPETGASGDDAAANTDAGADEPELIDIIVQEVNRLDHVVAQFLGYARPDRGDRQLLHINQVLQRSAQLLRSQHQDAALETQLAPDLPQVRVDADQLHQVFLNLAINGLEAMGGQGQLQLETRARHAFRGGRSTQLVEISFSDSGRGIPSEHLDSIFIPFFTTRERGTGLGLPICQRIVESHGGTIEVQSTPGQGSTFTVVLPTADEGDGTGRQLSPSTRTLRLRPTATPAGAAAPAPAPTPAPTTTPTPTPEPTPTTTPTPSDGA from the coding sequence ATGAGCCTCCCTACCCTCGGTGCCCTGCTGGTCGCCATCCTGACCTTCGTCATCGGCTGGAGCGTGGTCCTGCGCGATCACCGCCACCGCCCCTACGTCACCTTCACGGTGCTCAGCTTCAACCTCGCCTGCTGGTATCTCGCGCGGTTTTTCACGGCCACGCTCCATAGCGACCTCGCCTTTCGCCTCGGACTCTTCGTGGCGGCGGCAATTCCCCTCAACACCGAGCGCTTCTTTCGCTCGTTTCTGGCCGCCGATCCGCGCTACCCGCCGCCCCCCGCGCGAGCGGTGCTGGGCGGTACCCTGCTGCTCTATGCGCTCTTGGTCGTCGATCTCTTCTCTCCGCTGCATCGGTCGATGCTCTTCCTCGCGCCGGTCTTCGCCTTCATCTTCGCGTCGCTCTATCACTGCGTCTGGCTGATCTGGGCCCGTCAGCAGACGATGCCACCGCGTCCCGAGCGGACGCGCCTGACCTACCTCCTGGTCGGCGGCGCGGCCGCCGTGACCTTCGCCGGTCTGGATTTCCTGCCCTTGATGGGGGTCGCCTTCCCGCCGATCGGCAGCGTGCTGACCGTGCTCTACCTCTACTTCATCTCGCAGACGCTCTTTCACTACAGGCTGCTCGACATCAAGGAGCTGCTGGCCAAGGTCGTCACCCTGACGGCGCTGGTCTTGATCCTCAGCGTCATCTACGGCCTCTTGCTGGCCTGGGTCGGCCCCGATCGACCCGGCGTCTTCCTCTTCAACACGATCGTCGCGTCCTTCGTGATTCTGGTGATCTTCGAGCCGATGCGCGGCCTGCTCGAGGATCGCGTCAATCGCTGGCTCTTCGCCGAGAAGTACGAGTTCTCGCGGCGCCTACGCCAGCTGATCCGCGAGCTGGCCAACGTCATCGACGTGCGCACGCTGGTGTTCAACGTGCTGACCGAGCTCGAGCATTCGGGGCGGGTGACGCACGGCTCGATCTACCTCGCCAGCCCCGCGGGCACGACCTTCCGCCTCGCCGATCATCTCGGCCCGGCACCACCGGCCGAGCTCGACGCGCGCACGCGCCGGCTTTTCTTCGAGCGCTTGCGCGAGGCGGGCCTCTTCACGGTCGAAGGCCAGGAGCGGACGCTCGGTCAGCAGCTCGCCGACGGCAAGGAGGACGCGACCACGGTCACGCGCAACATCCTCGACACGATGGAGCAGCTGCACGCCGATGTCTGTCTGCCGCTGCTGGCCGACGGTCAGGTGCTCGGGATGCTGGCGCTGCGGGACGATCGGATGCGCGAGGCCTACGCCTCCGACGAGCTCGAGCTGCTACGCGAGGTGGCCGCTCAGGCGGCGATCACGCTCCATAACTCGCAGGTCTATCAGCAGATGAAGGAGCGCGACCGACTCGCCGCCCTCGGTCAGATGGCGGCCGGCCTGGCGCATGAGATCCGCAACCCGCTCGGCGCGATCAAGGGCGCGGCCCAGCTCCTGCGCGGCGCCGTGCCCCCACCGCCTGCCGAGGCGCCCCATCCCGAAACCGGCGCGAGCGGCGACGACGCGGCCGCGAACACTGACGCGGGCGCCGACGAGCCGGAGCTGATCGACATCATCGTCCAGGAGGTCAACCGCCTGGATCACGTCGTCGCGCAGTTCCTCGGCTACGCGCGACCCGACCGCGGCGATCGCCAGCTCTTGCATATCAACCAGGTGCTGCAGCGCAGCGCCCAGCTCCTGCGCTCGCAGCACCAGGACGCCGCGCTCGAGACCCAGCTCGCCCCGGACCTGCCGCAGGTGCGCGTCGACGCCGATCAGCTCCATCAGGTCTTTCTCAACCTGGCGATCAACGGCCTCGAGGCGATGGGCGGCCAGGGCCAGCTCCAGCTCGAGACGCGCGCCCGCCACGCGTTTCGCGGGGGACGATCGACCCAGCTCGTGGAGATCTCCTTCTCCGACAGCGGGCGCGGCATCCCGTCCGAGCACCTCGACAGCATCTTCATTCCCTTCTTCACCACGCGCGAACGCGGGACGGGGCTCGGGCTGCCGATCTGTCAGCGCATCGTCGAGAGCCACGGGGGGACGATCGAGGTCCAGTCGACCCCAGGTCAGGGATCGACCTTCACCGTGGTGCTGCCGACCGCCGACGAGGGCGACGGCACGGGCCGCCAGCTCAGTCCGAGCACCCGCACGCTGCGCCTGCGCCCGACGGCCACGCCCGCAGGCGCCGCCGCGCCGGCGCCTGCGCCGACGCCGGCACCAACGACAACGCCGACGCCGACGCCCGAGCCGACACCAACGACAACGCCGACTCCGAGCGACGGAGCGTGA
- a CDS encoding 1-acyl-sn-glycerol-3-phosphate acyltransferase: protein MRPADRGRVRAEVVQRVVDGYVRQAREGSDGFLQRLVNDTLYQERRRLEQANPRSKRTKAELAVYQDVQRRLHSAAETTARALLEQLATRFVDEVIGNFDDRVYRLSTTLIPPGLSLLVNAMSPRRLLDLRRINRGLVDQLHVQGELEQVRRLAQHGTVVVVPTHSSNLDSIVLGYAGYLIGLPPLLYGAGINLFSNPMISYFMHHLGAYKVDRKKTAKLYRSVLKEYTTCALEMGYHQLFFPGGTRSRSGAIEQQLKKGLLGTLIRAYTNNLIAGREPARIYLAPCTISYKLVLEAEALIRSHLQETGKASYIVEDDEFSRPRRVLNFLLNLTSLDDEIAVTWSPPLDVFGNPVDADGNSLDPRGRIVDPRSYVSRDGVPYVDEQRDVEYTNELAAAVGGAFLRDNVVMSTHVVARAVFALLRRRNPTHDLYRLLQTGGDAPSFAMAEVHQEVERLLGELRRGDVTRPRLSALLLAGDVQEIVADALRHFAIYHTRPAAERRGDRLFHEHRNLLCYYGNRLEGYGLWAE from the coding sequence ATGAGGCCGGCCGACCGTGGACGCGTGCGGGCGGAGGTGGTCCAGCGCGTCGTCGACGGCTATGTGCGTCAGGCGCGGGAGGGCTCGGACGGCTTCCTTCAGCGGCTGGTCAACGACACGCTCTACCAGGAGCGGCGGCGGCTCGAACAGGCGAATCCGCGCAGCAAGCGCACGAAGGCCGAGCTGGCGGTCTACCAGGACGTCCAGCGGCGACTGCACAGCGCCGCCGAGACGACCGCGCGCGCCCTGCTCGAGCAGCTGGCGACGCGCTTCGTCGATGAGGTGATCGGAAACTTCGACGACCGCGTCTACCGGCTATCGACGACCCTGATTCCGCCCGGGCTCTCGCTGCTGGTCAACGCGATGAGCCCACGGCGCCTGCTGGATCTGCGGCGCATCAACCGCGGCCTGGTCGACCAGCTGCATGTCCAGGGCGAGCTCGAGCAGGTCAGGCGCCTGGCGCAACACGGCACGGTGGTGGTGGTGCCGACGCACTCGTCGAACCTCGACAGCATCGTGCTCGGCTACGCCGGCTACCTGATCGGCCTGCCGCCGCTGCTCTACGGCGCCGGGATCAACCTCTTCAGCAATCCGATGATCTCCTACTTCATGCACCACCTCGGCGCCTACAAGGTCGATCGCAAGAAGACCGCGAAGCTCTATCGCTCGGTGCTCAAGGAGTACACCACCTGCGCGCTCGAGATGGGCTATCACCAGCTCTTCTTCCCGGGGGGCACGCGCAGCCGCAGCGGGGCGATCGAGCAGCAGCTGAAGAAGGGGCTGCTGGGCACGTTGATCCGCGCCTATACGAATAACCTGATCGCTGGGCGGGAGCCGGCGCGGATCTACCTCGCGCCCTGCACCATCTCCTATAAGTTGGTCCTCGAGGCCGAGGCGCTGATCCGCAGCCACCTGCAGGAGACGGGCAAGGCGAGCTATATCGTCGAGGACGATGAGTTCTCCCGCCCGCGGCGCGTGCTCAACTTCCTCCTCAACCTGACGTCGCTCGACGACGAGATCGCCGTCACCTGGTCGCCGCCGCTCGACGTCTTCGGCAACCCGGTCGACGCTGACGGCAACAGCCTCGATCCGCGGGGCCGTATCGTCGATCCGCGCTCCTATGTCAGCCGCGACGGCGTGCCCTACGTCGATGAGCAGCGCGACGTCGAGTACACCAACGAGCTGGCCGCGGCGGTCGGCGGCGCCTTTCTGCGCGACAACGTCGTGATGTCGACGCACGTCGTGGCGCGGGCGGTCTTCGCGCTGCTGCGTCGTCGAAATCCGACGCACGATCTCTACCGGCTGCTGCAAACGGGCGGTGACGCGCCCTCGTTCGCGATGGCCGAGGTGCACCAGGAGGTCGAGCGCTTGTTGGGCGAGCTCAGGCGCGGCGACGTCACGCGACCGCGCTTATCGGCCCTGCTGCTGGCGGGCGACGTGCAGGAGATCGTCGCCGATGCGCTCAGGCACTTCGCCATCTACCATACGCGGCCGGCGGCCGAGCGACGGGGCGATCGGCTCTTTCACGAGCATCGCAATCTGCTCTGCTACTACGGCAATCGCCTGGAGGGGTACGGGCTGTGGGCCGAGTAG
- a CDS encoding NAD(P)-dependent glycerol-3-phosphate dehydrogenase, with amino-acid sequence MDSRERVGIVGAGSWGTTLAKIAAENDHEVLLWARRAELVAQLEAQRENPQYLPGIALPAGVRATAELQRVCEGCRLLLMAVPSHGFRAVAREMAPFLDGEHLIVHTTKGIEEGTHRRMSEVLREETPVRKIGVLAGPNLAPELACGQPAGTLIASRFGDVFRRAQAALSTSYFRVFSGQDVIGAEIGGMFKNIVALAAGIVDGLGLGDNTKAFLMTRGLNEMARLGVSMGANVLTFGGMAGIGDLVATCASPHSRNHQVGVRLGRGEPLSEILGQTRMVAEGVRATRAVRAFAEQQHLRLPIVQALHGVLYEEKALADAMRDLMAAQSGDEFMGLML; translated from the coding sequence ATGGATAGTCGCGAACGCGTTGGAATCGTCGGTGCCGGGAGCTGGGGCACGACGCTCGCCAAGATCGCGGCGGAGAACGACCACGAGGTGCTGCTCTGGGCCCGTCGCGCCGAGCTGGTCGCCCAGCTCGAGGCGCAGCGGGAGAACCCGCAGTATCTGCCGGGCATCGCGCTGCCCGCGGGCGTCCGCGCGACGGCCGAGCTGCAGCGGGTCTGCGAGGGCTGCCGCTTGTTGCTGATGGCCGTGCCCTCCCATGGCTTCCGCGCCGTCGCCAGGGAAATGGCGCCCTTCCTCGACGGCGAGCACCTGATCGTGCATACGACGAAGGGGATCGAGGAGGGGACGCATCGGCGGATGAGCGAGGTGCTGCGCGAGGAGACGCCGGTGCGCAAGATCGGCGTGCTGGCCGGCCCCAACCTGGCGCCCGAGCTGGCCTGCGGGCAGCCGGCTGGCACCCTGATCGCGTCGCGCTTCGGCGACGTCTTTCGCCGCGCCCAGGCCGCCTTGAGCACGAGCTACTTCCGCGTGTTCTCGGGACAGGATGTGATCGGCGCCGAGATCGGCGGGATGTTCAAGAACATCGTCGCGCTCGCCGCGGGGATCGTCGACGGGCTCGGGCTTGGCGACAACACCAAGGCCTTCCTGATGACGCGCGGCCTCAACGAGATGGCGCGCCTCGGCGTATCGATGGGGGCGAACGTGCTGACCTTCGGTGGGATGGCGGGGATCGGGGACCTGGTGGCGACCTGCGCCTCGCCACACTCGCGCAACCATCAGGTCGGGGTGCGCCTCGGCCGCGGGGAGCCGCTGAGCGAGATCCTCGGCCAGACGCGCATGGTGGCCGAGGGCGTGCGCGCGACGCGCGCCGTGCGGGCCTTCGCCGAGCAGCAGCACCTGCGCCTGCCGATCGTCCAGGCGCTGCACGGCGTGCTCTACGAGGAGAAGGCGCTGGCCGACGCGATGCGTGACCTGATGGCGGCGCAGTCGGGTGACGAGTTCATGGGGTTGATGCTGTGA
- the metB gene encoding cystathionine gamma-synthase, which produces MDERKPVDEEALVERALPSLGSSGGAAAAANASAGATGAGGTLAPRTRAVRAGIGGDLHHGAVISPLHLSTNFTFAAFGVKRAYDYTRSGNPTRDELAGALASLEGGAGAVVTASGMAAVNLALQLLRPGELLVAPHDCYGGTYRALEALAERGHFALAFVDLTDPAAAAGWLAREPRMVWIETPSNPLLRITDVRAVAAQARAIGATVVVDNTFLTPVLQQPLALGADVVVHSTTKYINGHSDVVGGAVIAATAELHERLAWWANCLGLSGAPFDSYLTLRGLRTLHPRLALHQQNAVALVGALTQHPAVRCVHYPGLASHPGHAVAKQQQSGFGAMLSFELEGDLRHARAAAEDLRCFSLAESLGGVESLIAHPATMTHASMPPEARARAGITDTLLRISVGIEASADLVADLQRGLDRAAGVAAGA; this is translated from the coding sequence ATGGATGAGCGAAAGCCAGTGGATGAGGAAGCGCTAGTGGAGCGCGCGCTGCCGAGCCTCGGGTCGAGCGGTGGGGCCGCAGCGGCAGCGAACGCGAGCGCTGGCGCGACGGGGGCGGGCGGCACGCTCGCGCCGCGGACGCGCGCGGTGCGCGCCGGCATTGGCGGCGACCTGCACCACGGCGCCGTGATCTCGCCCTTGCATCTCTCGACGAACTTCACCTTCGCCGCTTTTGGCGTCAAGCGCGCCTACGACTACACGCGCTCGGGCAATCCGACGCGCGACGAGCTGGCCGGCGCCCTGGCGTCGCTCGAGGGCGGCGCTGGCGCGGTCGTGACCGCCTCGGGGATGGCGGCGGTCAACCTCGCCCTGCAGCTGCTGCGTCCCGGGGAGCTGCTCGTCGCCCCGCACGATTGCTACGGCGGAACCTACCGTGCGCTCGAGGCCTTGGCGGAGCGTGGGCACTTCGCGCTGGCCTTCGTCGATCTGACGGATCCAGCGGCGGCTGCCGGCTGGCTGGCGCGCGAGCCGCGCATGGTCTGGATCGAGACGCCGAGCAATCCGCTGCTGCGCATCACCGACGTGCGGGCGGTGGCGGCGCAGGCACGCGCGATCGGCGCGACCGTCGTCGTCGACAACACCTTCCTGACGCCCGTCCTGCAGCAGCCGCTGGCGCTCGGGGCCGATGTCGTCGTGCACTCGACGACCAAGTACATCAACGGCCACAGCGACGTGGTCGGAGGGGCGGTCATCGCGGCGACGGCGGAGCTGCACGAGCGCCTGGCCTGGTGGGCGAATTGCCTCGGCTTGAGCGGCGCGCCCTTCGACAGCTACCTGACGCTGCGCGGGTTGCGGACCTTGCACCCGCGGCTGGCCTTGCACCAGCAGAACGCCGTCGCGCTGGTCGGGGCGCTGACGCAGCATCCGGCCGTGCGTTGCGTGCACTATCCGGGGCTGGCGAGCCATCCCGGCCACGCGGTCGCCAAGCAGCAACAGAGCGGCTTCGGCGCGATGCTCAGCTTCGAGCTGGAGGGGGATCTGCGGCATGCGCGCGCCGCCGCCGAGGACCTGCGCTGCTTCTCGTTGGCCGAGTCGCTCGGGGGCGTCGAGAGCCTGATCGCCCATCCGGCGACGATGACGCACGCGTCGATGCCTCCCGAGGCGCGCGCGCGGGCCGGGATCACCGATACGCTCCTGCGCATCTCGGTCGGGATCGAGGCCAGCGCCGACCTGGTGGCCGACCTGCAGCGCGGCCTCGATCGCGCCGCGGGCGTCGCGGCGGGCGCGTAG
- a CDS encoding EAL domain-containing protein: MPTAPDCLELMDCLADAISTYCFAYRRDSEGRFTAVSPAVRKVLGYAESQFLAGQESYRRATASASAAPLRPGPELQAAAAAQGASPWTVAFLHQAGGLVRLELRERPCFDAAGRVEAYEGVARDVTELWRTAEALRESEEKYRHTMDASLVGIYVIQDLRFRYVNSTMATLFGYAPEEIVDRLGPADLVLPQYRERVSSNLQRRAGGEEGTPYEIGCLRRDGTTFDGVVWGKRILYQGQPASVGTLADVSHLKRVERELRRQKDRVEVTLGSLGEGVVATDAEGRVEYLNPVAEALTGWRAAEAGGRRLSEVLRVVDGVTGEPPPDPVAACRRDGARISLGGQSVLLGPQGAAIPIQACAAPIRGPAGEPEGVVIVFRDVSEARQLAAELSHQATHDALTGLINRLEFDRRLELALASARAGDAVSVLCYIDLDQFKLVNDTCGHVAGDALLRQVGQAIRELARRTDALARLGGDEFGLLLAHCTTDQALRVAQQIIARLARSRFAWDGQVFLTTVSIGLAVVDATTESTVSVLSAADAACYLAKDLGRNRIQVHHEASAEVAKREGEMRWAVALPRAIEEDRFVLFSQPITRVLGAATGREHYEILLRLKNPAGQIVYPGDFLPAAERYSLASSIDRWVIRSTFRWLRAQPQRLDRLATCAINISGQSLGEESFLGDVLEQLSAFGIPGAKICFEITETVAVANLSAATAFIEALNRRGCRFALDDFGSGLSSFAYLKRLPVDFIKIDGFFVRDMLDDAMGYAIVKSINEIGKTLGKRTIAEFVETPAILDALRTLGVDFAQGYGIGRPQPLPEA; encoded by the coding sequence ATGCCGACCGCGCCAGATTGCCTCGAGCTGATGGACTGCCTCGCCGACGCGATATCCACCTACTGCTTCGCCTATCGGCGCGATTCGGAGGGCCGCTTCACCGCCGTCAGTCCGGCCGTGCGCAAGGTGCTCGGCTACGCGGAGTCGCAGTTCCTGGCCGGGCAGGAGAGCTATCGTCGGGCAACGGCGAGCGCTTCGGCTGCACCGCTGCGCCCAGGCCCCGAGTTGCAGGCCGCGGCAGCCGCGCAAGGGGCGTCACCATGGACCGTGGCGTTTCTGCATCAGGCGGGCGGCCTCGTCCGCTTGGAGCTCAGAGAGCGTCCGTGCTTCGACGCCGCGGGACGGGTGGAGGCCTATGAGGGCGTCGCCCGCGATGTCACCGAGCTCTGGCGCACCGCGGAGGCGCTGCGCGAGAGCGAGGAGAAGTATCGCCACACGATGGACGCCTCGCTCGTCGGGATCTACGTGATCCAGGACCTGAGGTTTCGCTACGTCAACAGCACGATGGCGACGCTCTTCGGCTATGCGCCGGAGGAGATCGTCGATCGCCTCGGACCGGCGGACCTCGTCTTGCCCCAGTATCGTGAGCGCGTCAGCAGCAATCTGCAGCGCCGGGCGGGCGGCGAAGAGGGGACTCCCTACGAGATCGGCTGCCTGCGCCGTGACGGCACGACCTTCGACGGTGTCGTCTGGGGCAAGCGGATCCTCTACCAGGGGCAGCCGGCCTCGGTCGGGACCCTCGCCGATGTCTCGCACCTCAAACGCGTCGAGCGCGAGCTGCGCCGGCAGAAGGACCGGGTCGAGGTCACGCTCGGATCGCTCGGCGAGGGCGTGGTCGCGACCGACGCCGAGGGCAGGGTCGAGTACCTCAATCCGGTGGCCGAGGCGCTGACGGGTTGGCGCGCCGCCGAGGCCGGGGGACGGCGGCTCTCCGAGGTGCTGCGCGTCGTCGACGGCGTGACGGGCGAGCCGCCGCCCGATCCAGTCGCCGCCTGTCGCCGCGACGGCGCGCGCATCTCGCTCGGGGGGCAGAGCGTGCTGCTCGGCCCGCAGGGCGCGGCGATCCCGATTCAGGCCTGCGCGGCGCCGATCCGAGGGCCCGCGGGCGAGCCCGAGGGCGTCGTGATCGTCTTTCGCGACGTCTCCGAGGCCCGGCAACTCGCGGCGGAGCTCTCTCATCAGGCGACGCACGATGCCCTGACCGGGCTGATCAACCGGCTGGAGTTCGACCGGCGGCTCGAGCTCGCGCTGGCGAGCGCGCGCGCAGGCGACGCGGTCAGCGTGCTCTGTTACATCGACCTCGACCAGTTCAAGTTGGTCAACGACACCTGCGGTCACGTCGCGGGCGATGCCCTGCTGCGCCAGGTGGGTCAGGCGATTCGCGAGCTGGCGCGGCGCACGGACGCGCTCGCCCGCCTCGGAGGCGATGAGTTCGGGCTGCTGCTCGCTCATTGCACGACCGATCAGGCCCTGCGCGTGGCGCAGCAGATCATCGCGCGGCTGGCGCGCTCGCGTTTCGCGTGGGACGGGCAGGTCTTTCTCACGACCGTGAGCATTGGGCTCGCCGTCGTCGACGCGACGACGGAAAGTACCGTCAGCGTGCTGAGCGCCGCCGACGCGGCCTGCTACCTGGCCAAGGACCTGGGGCGCAACCGCATCCAGGTGCACCACGAGGCCAGCGCCGAGGTGGCCAAGCGCGAGGGTGAGATGCGCTGGGCAGTCGCGCTGCCGCGCGCGATCGAGGAGGATCGCTTCGTGCTCTTCAGCCAGCCGATCACCAGGGTGCTCGGCGCGGCGACGGGGAGGGAGCACTACGAGATCCTGCTGCGGCTGAAGAACCCGGCCGGCCAGATCGTCTACCCGGGCGACTTCCTCCCCGCCGCCGAGCGCTACAGCCTCGCCAGCAGCATCGATCGCTGGGTCATCCGCTCGACCTTTCGCTGGCTGCGTGCGCAGCCACAGCGCCTCGACCGCTTGGCGACCTGTGCGATCAATATCTCCGGCCAGTCGCTGGGGGAGGAGTCCTTCCTCGGTGATGTGCTCGAGCAGCTCAGCGCCTTCGGTATCCCTGGCGCGAAGATCTGCTTCGAGATCACGGAGACGGTGGCGGTCGCCAACCTCTCGGCGGCGACGGCCTTCATCGAGGCGCTGAACCGGCGCGGCTGCCGCTTCGCCCTCGACGACTTCGGCAGCGGGCTCTCGTCCTTCGCCTATCTCAAGCGGCTGCCGGTCGACTTCATCAAGATCGACGGCTTCTTTGTGCGGGACATGCTGGACGACGCGATGGGCTACGCCATCGTCAAGTCGATCAACGAGATCGGCAAGACCCTCGGCAAGCGCACGATCGCCGAGTTCGTCGAGACCCCCGCGATTCTCGACGCCCTGCGCACGCTCGGCGTCGATTTCGCGCAGGGCTACGGCATCGGCCGGCCGCAGCCGCTGCCGGAGGCGTAG